CCACAATTTCGTAAACCCTGCCTTGTGGGGCAGtcgcaacagccacaacaacggCAGGCTGAGTACAGCTTGGGTTGCGCTCCCTATTGGCCTCTGCCTCAATTTCTGTAAGATCAAAGCAGCATTCGGAGTGCTCTCTTGAATATGATCTCCGGCTTCATCTTGAACGTCCTCATCTGCCAAGCAGTACTCTACCCCATCTCACTCTCAGTCTCTCTTTAGCTTCCCAGTCGCAAGAGTTGTGTTGCATCTGTGCCTTgtgctgctttaaattgtttagagAATTTGATATACTTGTAGTTCTGCTACCACTAGTTCATTATTTTGCTACAACGAGTATTGTTCGCTTAGCGCgattatgttgttgttgttactctaCTGTGCTTATTCAACAGTCCATGCCTTTGCAAGTAGATAGACATGGAGTGCGAGGAAGTGTGGAAAGCAGAACGGCAATGACAGTAGCCAACAGATGTTGTTGCTGACATTTCTCATAATGCAATACTTGTAACTTTCGGAGCTCCCCATTACTTTGACTCTTTAAATTCGTATGAGTGCCTTCATCTCTATCCTACCgcatgtatctgtatctttaacaagctgcaaatatttcagcCATTGGCGGCTGCTTAGTGCTTATTATTTCATTGCCTTCGTATAGTAAGCTGTGATTCATTATTTTCTTGGTCTGTCAGCTGTGGAGAAGTACGTACACAGATAAGCTGCGACCGTCCCATTAATTTTGTTTCCTTTAGTCTCTGTCTGTGCAACTGCTTCCTCTCGTTCTTCATGCGTTACATTTTTAGACAATTGCATCATCTCTAACAGTTTTCATCGTattcagttttagtttttaaagcttttctggttattgaaattaaaaatatataccaTACGATAAATTGTCTCAAAAATTACTTGACGGCCAGCATCATTGTTGGCGACATATACATACACGCCCTTTTCTCTCTGtgctcacactctctctctctctctctcgataTCGCAAGCCGGCTTTCAAGTCTCACATTGGAATTTATGACTCTTAGCTCTCATACCTGCGCAGTATTGTGCGTGACTTCAATGCGATCACCTCGCAGTTCGCTGGTTTTTTTTGCAATTCCTGATTTACTCTGCTCgttgttatatttattgtaaataaagaCCGCAGGGCTTTAGTTGTGCATTAGTTTGTTTTCCTGCTTGATAAGCTGTAAATCCAAATAAACACGCTCTCTTTGTTTCtctgcaaatcaaaataaatacgctCTCTTTGTTTCTTTGCACCACTCGCCCTGGTTGCATAAAAAGTAATGCGAAGCGATTTCCTGGTTCGCAAAATCAGTTGCATAAACTGTCAACAGGAAGCgacaatatattaattattccAGCATAGTTATGACAACTGCATTTgaagaaaaccaaaaattgatttaacttattaaatgtaaaactaTTTCAAGGCTGGCCATTCAACTAAAATACCAACTTTCTTGTGTGACAAATTCTAAACTGACCGCAATttataagcagcaaaatatgatgctaaacaaaaataaatgcagacaTTAGTCACCAtgaaacatatatgtatacacatacatatgtacatatattacaAGCTTGTGCgtttattcaaattcaattcagaAAGATATACAtgagtatatttattttatattgttatgtGCTGCTCTAAATAACCACAGCTGAACACATATGAATACATACATtatgtacgtatgtacatacatacaaacttaTACATTCTTTACTTACGTGCTCCTCCAACGGTTTTACTTGATGaaaattgcatacaatttacaaatagtgtgtgtatatgtgttctcaatgaaagcaaatatttgcattccAATTGGAGAATAACTTGCACTTTGCTGTGTACCCAAATAGGCTTTTAATAGtgataataaaaagaaacataCATAGTTGACCTCAAGCCCAagcataacaaaacaaaaccaatagcaaaagcaaggAGATGAGAGAGCATAGCGCAAGTGCAGCAATAAACGAATGTGAGTAGTGGCAGTCACTTAAACTTAACGAATCATCATCATAAGCCACCAAAGCCAATGCACTGACAATAGAGCAACACCcggagagagaaagagagagagagagagagagagagagcgattgTACGACCGACCCGCAAATATAGATATAGAGCGAAAGAGCGGCATCGCGTGAGTGGGAGAGCGGCCTGTCGAGTTGAGGGCCAAAGCGTCTCGCGTCTGCGTCATTGTCATTTAGTTAAGTTTAAGGCGAGCAGCGAAAGAGAACGTCGACCGTCGGACGCGTCGGAATATGAAACGCGAAAACGAAGAAGGAAGAGCATTATACATATACGCGAATTAacattacaaaataaataagtttagcCTTGTGGGGATATCAGATGACAACTCCAagataaaaatacataaaaccATTCGAAAAAACAGTTTTCTATCTTATGCTTTgtggcaaatacaaatattattgtaaGCTGTGCGCGCAGTGATTGCGAAAAACAATTGCCAGCACTTAACGAAAGGTGTGTGTGCTAGCGAGAGAGACTGAGAAAGCGTGCAAACCAAAGGAGTATTTCCTTACTagaacaaaatattgcaataattgattattttaatgcataattattttgcactattttgttttatattaaaactttttacctgaattgcattaaaataaaagtttaaattctATTGTGCAGTGTGTTGTGGCCTCATAGATTGCCGCTTATCAAAGACTGAAGTAACAAAacgataataaaaaaaagtgcaaaaattgGAATTGAGtccaaataacaacaaaaaatggaGTCACCTTCTATAATGGACTACAAGTTATACCTGGATATAGTCTGTCAATGGCTTAACTACCTGTCCTACTTTATGGTAGCTTACGTTCTTCTCACTTTGCTTCCCAAGTCACTAATGCGCATGAAGCATTTCGCGGATGCTGACTATGAGGCAAATCGGCGTAAATTCCATCCCTGTTATGGGCCCGAGCTATGTTGTCATGCACTAGCCCAGGGGCAAGATATGCCCGTCAAACAGAAGCACCGCAAGGCTGTGACTCGTGTCTATCCTAAGcgccagcagccacagcaaactCCTGTTCAGCTGCTACAATCGAGCAATCCCGTGCCCAAGCGTAGCAATGTCACCAAAATTGCTCGCATGTTTGAGTCCAACAGTCCGCGACAAGTGAATCGCGTGGCGCCTGTTACGCTGCCCGAGATACGGATGTTTGGCGCTACAAGCGAGGAGTCGAACGACTCGACGCCCTGCGCCTCACGAAAGGCCAGCATTGCCACCCCACTTACGGCACACCATATTGAGCAGGCCATGCAACTGTGGCAGGAACTGGAAGAGGAGCAGCAGTCAGACAAGCAGCTCAACGACTGGGAGCCTATAGCAGTGCCTGTGACCAATGTGCGCCACTCGCGTGGCACTTCAGCGACGCCATCAACAGCTTCTCCTCTCTCTAGCTCACCGGAGCCTCCATCACCTATGCTGCTTCGCCAGCCACCCGCGCTTTGCCTCAAATCGAGCATGGAAGACATTTTTCAGGCAATTGCGCGCAGCGCTGAAGAATCCATTGACTGCAGCAGCCTGACTCCCGTCCCGGTAACCAGTATTGACGACATAATCTCGGAGCGTCGCTTCTCCCGACCACTTTCCGCCTACTCCATCACAGATCTGCTTAacgaggagcaggagcagccaAGCTACATTAATGAAACCACGCTGCATCAGCTGGCATCCAGCTGAAAGCGATCTAGTTTATTTGGATGCTTAACTTAGTCCAACTACGCTGGTCAGTTAATCAGTTAGTCGTGCCATCCCAACGGAGTTAATCAGCTAACTAAAGCTGAAGAGAAAAGAGACTTCTTGCCTGCCTACATCCATTTTCCCCTATGAAAGGCTCACgacaagcaaaataaagaaGGAAAAAGTGAACACGTGACCAGTCTTCACTCTGATTTTAAACACTACtatatttattagcatttttttataaaaaataaaagcgttcgtGATAATTAATGTGAGCCCATCAAACCTCAAGTAATGaacgaatttaaattgtaaataggGAATGTCTGCctatgttttatgtttatgtagTATTATATACAAGTGTCTAACATTATCCAATATGCAAAATTGTGAGCTACAAGCTTatactatataataaatagcaagAAACTAAAGCGTTTGCTTATTGACGAAGACAGCAAAGTGCAACacatgtttattaataaaaaaaatataatatatgtatttgtacatatgtttctacttatgcattttaacatatttgcGCTTCAGCTGctatagcaattaattttaaaaatttcgcTTTGACTCTCAGGTAAATAATTTgtacacaacaaacaaatttacgcAAATCAAATCTgtgtgctttatttattaaaagatgACGCCACAATTGAAACtatgagtttattttttatggaaGCGATCGATTGAAAAGAGAGTAAGAAAACAGCGAGAACAATGTATGAGGTGTGGAGTGTATACATTAGTGTGTTCATATTTACATAGTATTATTAGCTGAACCAGGTGACTCATCTTAGTCTCATTTTACAAATCAGTGAGccctcaatttttttttttttatttggtaaattaaatcataaaaagtaatattttatcgaattaaatatacaaagttAATATGTAAGGTACCAAAGCATCGAACAGGCATTTGTctagaatttttattgctgttgtctgttgtgTAAACACTACGTCCCGATTGTACCTtttacttattaatttattaatttaccaTTTCTCCAGTCTTTTATCTTCTTATGTTGTTTATCAAATTATAGCTGTATGAGTCATAAATGGTTATGAATTGTTACGCGAACATGGGTGTGATAAACATTCACTTCAACAGAATTCCAGCGAAGCGTCGAATCGATACCGCATATGaagttgttgttttcatttatataaaacgtgAACTCGACATAAgcacaataatatttattcattaaatatttaaaattttcttcatagcttggcttaaaataatgttagtatatattgtatttaaattatgttttacgTAAACATAACGGTGTATGACACAGTCAAATCCGATTTAATTTCGCTGACTTACAGCCTTTCAAATTTTGGAACTGATACAATAATAAGATAGCATTCATTTTGGAAACTTATTATAGtgtattttcaaaaaaatcaaaaattttaagATTAAAAAATGGTATAAAACAGTTCAATCGAATTTTGTTTACCTAAGTTACAGCTTTTCAAAGTCtgatgttgttgatgtacagCAATTAAAAGCTGATGTAAAAGCAAGTCTACAGCAAGGTTTTCATGCCATAATTATGCcaactaaaattgtttattgttcaACTGAAATACAAAGTATTTACTTAGTCTTAATTTTAGTTACAGCTGCTCAATGCTTGAAATTAAGAACAAAAGCAAGTTGCCTGCATTGGTTTTTATACCATAACTTTCTTTAAAATCATCTGATTCTTGAATATGTTGCTGGGTTATGCTCGTACTGAGGCTAAAGACgaagttgcatcattacacTTAAGATTACAACCTACAAATTTTTCGAATTTGCCTTTGTTGCCTTGATAGTAAAATCTATAAGTTAATATGTAAGCAAAGCTGTTGTTCTTTTTAACCTATCACAAGCACACACTGTCTCTCTCCGTCTCGCGCACTTTATCAATAGGTAGCTCTCATCGGGTGATTAGACACCTAGTTATCTTATCTTGATTTGCACCttgtatgtttatttttctgtTCGCTTGCATTCGCTCTTCATCGCTTCGACTGTGCGGCTTAATTGGTGATTGCTTTTAGTCATCGATAGCGCTTGGAGCTGAACAAATTCATTTgcgcatatatgtatatgctatcACAGTTGGATTTAAAGCTGCACCAGCCCACAATTGGTTTCCTGATCAATAAATATGctcacaaatgcaaaaagtgaaACTGGTAAGATTCAGTAACCAAAATTAGTCCTCTACTAATTAGTTAGCCAACAATAataagagctgctgctgtgagtcATTTGCTGTATTTGCGGGAACAACCTACTTTTACGGTCACCgccaagagcaacaataacaatacatAGGAGCAACAAAGAAGATGATAAGCAATAGCTTAAAATGGTTTGATTCATGCCCATATACGTTAACATTTTGCGTGttatttaaagtgtatattttatttatttgattttagcaTATGGCCAGATGTGTGGGGTCCCACTTATACTATCCCTTACCCCACACTGCATAAGGCCTGACATAAAAGTCTGCATGTTTCCTGTAATaatagctatttattttatatttgcaggaATCCCTTTCACTGGCGCACTCGCTATCCGACAAGCCTTTGCCGCCGTCTCCTCTAATTGCCAATCTTCAGGGTGGAAATGTTTCTGAGCGTTTGGGCAAGCTTAAATCCAATTCAGAGAATTGGAAACAGCGCATAGGTAACTGTTACTCATTTTCATtctatttatgattttttatttattaattgcatttaatatgtaGAGCAAACGGATGAGAAGAAGTTCACAGTCGCTGGGCGACTGCAGAAAAAGGCGCAATCACCAAGTGAGTTACAGTTTGAGCGCTCACCACAGGATGCAGCCAAGAAGTGTCCTATGCTGGAGGTTCGTAGCGCCAATCAGCCGCAATTGGGTCTGGCCAAAAGCCCCTCCATGATGGTCACCACTGGAAGCGTTACAATGCCAACAGCTGCGCTACGTAGTCTTAGCGTTAATGCCGAGGAGAATCCACAAACGGCAGACAgcagctgtagcagcagctctgAGTCGGATGGTGAACGTCAATCACCGCACAACGCCAAACAAAACAAGGAACTAGCCAACACTAAGAGCGCCGCAGCGCCAACCAATGTGGGTGCTAAAATCCAGGTGCCTCGTATGGATGATAAGGAGACCTTTGAAAACTTTTTCGCAACGCAGATAAATCGCAAGCAAAGAGATCTGCAACTAGAGATTTGCGCTTTTGATGATATTAAGCCCACTGAACGGTAAGCACATCATACTCATCAATATCAATGTAAACCTATTTGTTCTTTAACAGGCTGGCTAATAAGCGCAACATTCAGGGACCCAAAGGCCGCCGCGCCGCACGTAATCCTCTCAAGAATTTGGCTGCTCGAAGTGACATTATCTCTGAGTACACTGAACTTAAATCGGGCATTGCAGAGCGTGAACTGCGACGCCTTAAGCTAGAGTCATGTGAGCGTCCTAATTTACCCTGAAATTACGCGTCATGCTTATATCTTCACTTATATTTCAGTTGGGGCTGGACAACGTAGCAATCTGGCCGCCGAGGCCATAGCGGGCCTAGCTTCAAATGAGGACTTCAAATCTGTGGCATTAAAGTCGTCTTCGCtaccgctgcagcagctatgGTTGCCACACAAGCCTTTAATGCTGCTCCACGTTAAGGGACGCACACATGTGCAGACGCGTCTGATCGCTCCGACGCCGGCGTCGTTGAACCGCGGCGACTGCTTTATCCTAGTAGCAGGAGCACAACTTTTTCGTTACGTGGGCTCCTTTGCCAATGTTATCGAAATCTCGCGCAGCAAAAAGATCTGCGCTGCCATCGTAGAAAATAAGGATCTTGGCTGCACTGCAACTCAGGAGATTATTTTGTCGGATGGCAAGTTCGTTAACGAGCGACAGTGGCGCCAGTTCTGGGCACTGCTATTCCAATCAGACCACACCGAAGAGCTGCCAGAAATTACGGATTCCGGACATGCTGATGAGGATGAAGTTTTTGAGAGCAGCTTGATCGAGACAAACAAGATCTATGAGTTCCAAGATGATAGTTTGGTGCCTATAGAGAAATATTGGGGATGTATACCCAAGGTTGAGATGCTGGACACGCGCAAGGTGCTTGTCTTCGACTTTGGAAGCGAGGTGTATGTGTGGAACGGCAAGAGCGCCAGCTCCGACGAAAAGCGTGCAGCAATGCGCCTGGCCCAAGAACACTTTGGAAACGCTGATGCGCTAGACTACTCCCAGTGCTATCTTAATCCACTTAACTATGCCACTATTGTGGGCAGGAGAGAGCTCAACGAGTTCACCAAACGCAGCACGCATCGACCTGAGTGGTGCATATTGGGAAGGATTACGCAAAATATGGAAACTGTACTTTTCAAGGAGAAGTTCAGTGATTGGCCTGAATTGGATCGAGAAGATCTGGAAAAGGACTACTTGGCCAATGGCGTGAGTGTGGTTCGTGCCCTGAACGGTGCTTTATTGCACAAAGGCGAGCCCTACCAGGAGCCCAACCTGTTGCTGGAGCAATCGAATTTGGGTCGAGGCAATTTCTATTATGACACAGACACCATGCGGCATTTTGACATCATTACTAAATCTACCTCCAAGTGGCAGATACACGAATTTAACTTTGATTCAGCCGAGACCCGATCTGATTTTGGCCACTTTTATTCCGCAGAATCGTATATAGTTCGTTGGATCTACCAGATCTCGGTTACTGTCCGTGAACTTAGCGGCAAGATATCCAATCGTAGCACTGTGGGCCGTGATCGCTGTGTTTACTTCACTTGGCAGGGTCAGGACTCAACTGCTAACGAAAAGGG
The DNA window shown above is from Drosophila busckii strain San Diego stock center, stock number 13000-0081.31 chromosome 3L, ASM1175060v1, whole genome shotgun sequence and carries:
- the LOC108599428 gene encoding supervillin isoform X13 is translated as MQKVKLESLSLAHSLSDKPLPPSPLIANLQGGNVSERLGKLKSNSENWKQRIEQTDEKKFTVAGRLQKKAQSPSELQFERSPQDAAKKCPMLEVRSANQPQLGLAKSPSMMVTTGSVTMPTAALRSLSVNAEENPQTADSSCSSSSESDGERQSPHNAKQNKELANTKSAAAPTNVGAKIQVPRMDDKETFENFFATQINRKQRDLQLEICAFDDIKPTERLANKRNIQGPKGRRAARNPLKNLAARSDIISEYTELKSGIAERELRRLKLESFGAGQRSNLAAEAIAGLASNEDFKSVALKSSSLPLQQLWLPHKPLMLLHVKGRTHVQTRLIAPTPASLNRGDCFILVAGAQLFRYVGSFANVIEISRSKKICAAIVENKDLGCTATQEIILSDGKFVNERQWRQFWALLFQSDHTEELPEITDSGHADEDEVFESSLIETNKIYEFQDDSLVPIEKYWGCIPKVEMLDTRKVLVFDFGSEVYVWNGKSASSDEKRAAMRLAQEHFGNADALDYSQCYLNPLNYATIVGRRELNEFTKRSTHRPEWCILGRITQNMETVLFKEKFSDWPELDREDLEKDYLANGVSVVRALNGALLHKGEPYQEPNLLLEQSNLGRGNFYYDTDTMRHFDIITKSTSKWQIHEFNFDSAETRSDFGHFYSAESYIVRWIYQISVTVRELSGKISNRSTVGRDRCVYFTWQGQDSTANEKGAAALLTVELDKEKGAQMRVAQGDECTAFVRLFSQLWQHRGRKEQCLARRTDWRLYQIQGNIPEETLLKEVDCQSQQLRSRSSMLLIHGAKGHVLIWHGNRSAAHTRSVALSAAQELIKQMPADLFSCESATLQELEEGSESDTCKKALGLTVEERNYGSLMEVENKIFDYTMRAFNFSSTQGVFTAHELSDPLRCQEIHSPYPFSQSQLYSSRQPTIFLLDDYDKLWLWMGWWPLEDVKLSNTEDDNSPTNDNRAGVNRWISERRAALETAVDYWRAKHGDNETLPFHGIKGQVVWAGLEPLDFKALFPFWIEHPDVAKRNLEDGRTDTPMPISEMLAQMTQTEYPLDVLKSRPLPEGVEPTQLELYLSTEDFHRALGISREEFEQLPLWKQTKLKKERGLF
- the LOC108599432 gene encoding uncharacterized protein LOC108599432; its protein translation is MESPSIMDYKLYLDIVCQWLNYLSYFMVAYVLLTLLPKSLMRMKHFADADYEANRRKFHPCYGPELCCHALAQGQDMPVKQKHRKAVTRVYPKRQQPQQTPVQLLQSSNPVPKRSNVTKIARMFESNSPRQVNRVAPVTLPEIRMFGATSEESNDSTPCASRKASIATPLTAHHIEQAMQLWQELEEEQQSDKQLNDWEPIAVPVTNVRHSRGTSATPSTASPLSSSPEPPSPMLLRQPPALCLKSSMEDIFQAIARSAEESIDCSSLTPVPVTSIDDIISERRFSRPLSAYSITDLLNEEQEQPSYINETTLHQLASS